In Paenacidovorax monticola, the genomic window GGCGGTCGAGCACGTCCTTGGGCACGCCCGCGGGCGCGAAGAGGCCGATCCACAGCGTGCCGTTGTAGCCCGGCACGGATTCGGCGATGCTGGGCACGTCGGGCAGCACCGGCGAGCGCTGGGCGCTGCTCACGGCCAGCGCGCGCAGCCGTCCCGCCTTGATGTGCGCGAGCGTGGACGGCAGGCTACCGAACATCAGCGGCAGCTGCCCGCCCAGCACGTCGTTGAGCGCGGGCGCCACGCCCTTGTAGGGCACGTGCTGCAGCTCGATTCCGGCCATCTGGTTCAGCATCTCGCCCAGCAGGTGGTTGAGCGTGCCGTTGCCCGCCGACGCGTACTGCAGCTGGCCCGGTTGGGCCTTGGCCAGCGCCAGCAGCTCGGGCACGGTCTTGGCGGGGAACGAAGGGTGCGCCAGCAGCACATTGGGTACCGAGCCGATCAGCGCGATGGGCCGGAAGTCCGCCACCGGGTCGAACCCCGGCGTCTTGTAGAGGGCCGGGTTGATGGCCTGGCTGCTGCTGATGGTCATGAGCAGCGTGTAGCCGTCCTTGGGCGCCTTGGCCACGGCCTGCGTGCCGATGTTGCCGCCCGCGCCGGGCTTGTTCTCCACCACGGCGCTGCCGCCCAGCTTCTCGGCGAGCTTCTGGCCCGCCACGCGGCCCACGATGTCGTTGGTGCCGCCCGCGGCCTGGGGCACGATCAGAACGATGGGGCG contains:
- a CDS encoding Bug family tripartite tricarboxylate transporter substrate binding protein, giving the protein MPHAPSVAVSRRALCAGALGALAISGAPAVLAQGAAYPQRPIVLIVPQAAGGTNDIVGRVAGQKLAEKLGGSAVVENKPGAGGNIGTQAVAKAPKDGYTLLMTISSSQAINPALYKTPGFDPVADFRPIALIGSVPNVLLAHPSFPAKTVPELLALAKAQPGQLQYASAGNGTLNHLLGEMLNQMAGIELQHVPYKGVAPALNDVLGGQLPLMFGSLPSTLAHIKAGRLRALAVSSAQRSPVLPDVPSIAESVPGYNGTLWIGLFAPAGVPKDVLDRLGDGMRQALADKEMRDKLEAQGVELAGTPAKPVTPDEFADILKQDIAKWARIVKTSGATIN